In Primulina eburnea isolate SZY01 chromosome 3, ASM2296580v1, whole genome shotgun sequence, one DNA window encodes the following:
- the LOC140828366 gene encoding zinc finger BED domain-containing protein RICESLEEPER 2-like isoform X2 codes for MDCCTRWNATYCMLSTALEFKDVFPRYQQRDPTYNTLPSEEDWEKVRVVCSFLQEFNEVTHIISGSEYPTSNLFLPELYNIKRLLNNTSMGEGSFMKDMVNKMKTKFDKYWGHCNLLISMAAVLDPRNKMKLIEWCFPEIYSEVDAIENIVTVHETLRLLYREYVDAHKNNVAEKDVSGDAQKESSSVSSIVSAKGKGKVRTTFANYIKNVDSVEQVKSELELYFEEGVVLCEEDDEFDALSWWKMNNLKFRILSKMACDVLSIPITSVASESAFSAGGRVIDSYRANLGVDTIQMLLCAEDWLRARYQVKRKENENSGLKDIHLN; via the exons ATGGATTGTTGCACTAGGTGGAATGCAACATATTGCATGTTGTCTACTGCTCTAGAGTTCAAGGACGTCTTCCCAAGATATCAACAAAGGGATCCTACTTATAACACTTTGCCAAGTGAGGAGGATTGGGAGAAAGTCCGTGTAGTCTGTtcttttcttcaagaatttaATGAAGTTACCCACATCATTTCAG GTTCAGAATATCCAACTTCAAATTTGTTTCTACCTGAACTTTATAACATAAAGAGGTTGTTGAATAATACAAGTATGGGTGAAGGTAgtttcatgaaagatatggttAACAAAATGAAGACTAAATTCGACAAGTATTGGGGTCACTGTAACTTGTTAATTTCTATGGCAGCTGTATTAGATCCAAGGAATAAGATGAAGTTGATTGAATGGTGTTTTCCAGAAATCTATTCTGAAGTTGATGCAATTGAGAACATCGTTACAGTTCATGAGACATTGCGTTTGTTGTATCGTGAATATGTTGATGCTCACAAAAATAATGTTGCTGAAAAGGATGTTTCAGGTGATGCTCAGAAAGAAAGTTCTAGTGTTTCAAGTATTGTTAGTGCAAAAGGAAAGGGTAAAGTGAGGACAACATTTGCCAACTATATTAAGAATGTTGATAGTGTGGAGCAAGTGAAGTCTGAACTTGAATTGTACTTTGAGGAAGGGGTTGTATTGTGTGAAGAAGATGATGAATTTGATGCATTGTCATGGTGGAAGATGAACAACTTAAAGTTTAGGATTTTGTCAAAGATGGCATGTGATGTACTATCAATTCCAATAACTTCTGTCGCTTCTGAATCGGCTTTCAGCGCTGGTGGTAGAGTTATTGATTCATATCGTGCCAATTTGGGAGTGGATACGATTCAGATGTTGCTTTGTGCAGAAGATTGGTTACGTGCCCGGTACCAAGTCAAGAGAAAAGAAAAT GAAAATTCGGGGCTTAAGGATATTCATTTGAATTAA
- the LOC140828366 gene encoding zinc finger BED domain-containing protein RICESLEEPER 2-like isoform X1, whose amino-acid sequence MDCCTRWNATYCMLSTALEFKDVFPRYQQRDPTYNTLPSEEDWEKVRVVCSFLQEFNEVTHIISGSEYPTSNLFLPELYNIKRLLNNTSMGEGSFMKDMVNKMKTKFDKYWGHCNLLISMAAVLDPRNKMKLIEWCFPEIYSEVDAIENIVTVHETLRLLYREYVDAHKNNVAEKDVSGDAQKESSSVSSIVSAKGKGKVRTTFANYIKNVDSVEQVKSELELYFEEGVVLCEEDDEFDALSWWKMNNLKFRILSKMACDVLSIPITSVASESAFSAGGRVIDSYRANLGVDTIQMLLCAEDWLRARYQVKRKENVSKLIFNLIVSLLDMCYFLLI is encoded by the exons ATGGATTGTTGCACTAGGTGGAATGCAACATATTGCATGTTGTCTACTGCTCTAGAGTTCAAGGACGTCTTCCCAAGATATCAACAAAGGGATCCTACTTATAACACTTTGCCAAGTGAGGAGGATTGGGAGAAAGTCCGTGTAGTCTGTtcttttcttcaagaatttaATGAAGTTACCCACATCATTTCAG GTTCAGAATATCCAACTTCAAATTTGTTTCTACCTGAACTTTATAACATAAAGAGGTTGTTGAATAATACAAGTATGGGTGAAGGTAgtttcatgaaagatatggttAACAAAATGAAGACTAAATTCGACAAGTATTGGGGTCACTGTAACTTGTTAATTTCTATGGCAGCTGTATTAGATCCAAGGAATAAGATGAAGTTGATTGAATGGTGTTTTCCAGAAATCTATTCTGAAGTTGATGCAATTGAGAACATCGTTACAGTTCATGAGACATTGCGTTTGTTGTATCGTGAATATGTTGATGCTCACAAAAATAATGTTGCTGAAAAGGATGTTTCAGGTGATGCTCAGAAAGAAAGTTCTAGTGTTTCAAGTATTGTTAGTGCAAAAGGAAAGGGTAAAGTGAGGACAACATTTGCCAACTATATTAAGAATGTTGATAGTGTGGAGCAAGTGAAGTCTGAACTTGAATTGTACTTTGAGGAAGGGGTTGTATTGTGTGAAGAAGATGATGAATTTGATGCATTGTCATGGTGGAAGATGAACAACTTAAAGTTTAGGATTTTGTCAAAGATGGCATGTGATGTACTATCAATTCCAATAACTTCTGTCGCTTCTGAATCGGCTTTCAGCGCTGGTGGTAGAGTTATTGATTCATATCGTGCCAATTTGGGAGTGGATACGATTCAGATGTTGCTTTGTGCAGAAGATTGGTTACGTGCCCGGTACCAAGTCAAGAGAAAAGAAAATGTAAGTAAattgatatttaatttaattgtgtCTTTATTAGATATGTGTTATTTTCTATTAATTTAG